In Salvelinus namaycush isolate Seneca chromosome 12, SaNama_1.0, whole genome shotgun sequence, the DNA window AGCTAGTGAGGCTCTGCTAGGCCCAATAGATTATCAGTTGGCAGAGAGAGTCAAAGTCAAATATCAATGGTTGACTGTGTGCCGTCATTGGTGGTGGTGCTGcctgtcctctccttcctcatcGCTCTGAGAGGACACGGAGTAGccacacccctcctcctcctgcgaCCTGTCTTGACAAACAGGACCGGTAGAAACACCAAGTCACACACTCGCAAATTAAACAATAAATTGCTTTGTTGAAGCCTCTGTAGAACTCAAAGGGACACATTCAttttcaaatcaattcaaatatATTTAAAAGGCCTTGACACAAACTTGCCACAAACATCATCAATTTCAAACACCGGTAGCCTACACAATAGTAATGACAAAATCGTCTCAAAACACTCTCACCTGTCCTTAGATCTCCTGATAGAGCAGAGGAGGTATTAGGATGAAGGCTCGTGATGACTGACAGTCCATCCACCTCCGATGatccctccccttcctccatgtGATTGGTCTCGCTATCCTGCCCATGCCAATCACTAAGAGCCGTTTGAAAGCTCCTTGCCAGACAAGCGGTGATGTCCTTAGCTCTCTCAGCACTGGTGCACCAGAATACCCTGCACTGTAACTGCAGTTGCTGGCCTTGCTGCTTACAGATGTACAGGAACACATTGGGGTGCTTGGTGTCGGCCGCGCAGAACGCAATGTCTCTCAGATAGGTCTTAGCGAGCTGTCTCCCCGTGGCAATCTCCTTCACCTCTATGTAACGCCGCCGCAACACCAGAGCGTGCTCCTTGCACCGTTTCTCAGGGGCCTCCGGGGCCCACTGCTGGAGCAGCAGGCCTATGGCCCCCTGGGCCTGCTCCAGATCCAGGGAGTAGATTTTCTCAGTGCCCAGGTAGAGCACCTTGTAGAGGGGATCCCCGTGGGAGAGGGTAGCGATGCGGTTGGGCTGGAGGTGGAACCGGCGGCGGAACACGGCGGGAGACTTCCTCAGAGCCTGGAGGAGCTGGAAGGAGGGGTTACTCTGAGACATGGCTAGAGGTCAAAAGTCAGGACCAGGGTGCGTTCAGACTTCAGAACCTTTGATTGTTGTTGTTCTCCCAGAATCCTCTGTTATTAATCCCGGTAGAAAGTTATTCACTCATTGCACCTGGGGGTAAAGAAATTAAGTTAGAAAAAAAATGAATTACTTGAGGGAAAAAGTTGTAGTTATTAGTAGCTTAAAGGGTCGGATTCCCGGATACAGATCAAGCTAAATCCTGGACCAAAAAGCAATTTCAATGGAGAGGGTTTTTAGGCTTTTGCTAAACATAATCTGTGTCCAGAAATCTGGCCCAAAATGTTCTTCCAATGTTTTAGCAGAATGAAGATTCGATATCTTCAGTACATCAtgtacttcctccctctcttttcttaaCTTACATTAACGATGGCTTTTAATGTAAGTTCCACAGTTCAAACTGAAGAAATATCTATGGTGCTACACCTCCACACTTTGGGAGGCTTTGGCTGTATTCATGTTGTACATTTGATTATCTCAAACAAACctgaatgtacagtatatttatacAGTTGCACTATTTCAGCCATCTTTTAGCTCTATGTATTTACATCAGCAAAACTATGTGGAAATAGTTAAAGAATACGATCAATCTGGAAGTACAGTAGTTATTGCAATACAATTATCAACTTCTAGGGTTTTAAAAAGAAAACAATAACACTGCAAGAGGCTCAATATTGGGCAAGTAAAAATTGCATTTTTAAGTATATTTTCTTTATAACTGTGGGCCTATATATGGCTATTTGCcttaaattataataaattatataAAATGCATGAAGTTATCCAAAACAGTAGAGTAATGGGCATACAGTCCCATTTCACGAGCTCATTCTATGCTCCTATGAGGTTTCTTTGCATGGTTCAAATTCGAAAACAGCCCCCATGCTGCCGCCGCCACAAAATCCTTATCTGGACTTTCTGGTGGTGTCCAGCAAGAGTGTTTACGTGTGATTGTAGAAGCCCAAAATTAGCAAAACAAGATCAATATGCCTTATGTATAATGACTAAAGCCATATTGAAGTAAGAGGTAGAAATGTTAAACAATTGACTCAAAATGTTTCACAAATTTATACAGATCTATTGGTTTATTTCAGCATTTCCCTTACTTTGTGTCGCACTCCTGTCACTTACCCTACAATGGTtaaaaaagtaaaaagaaaaggTAGCCTACTTTCAATGTATCCGAAAGAATGTCATGAAGTCCATTAACTTTGCAATAATTCTTCACAGTAAAATATCTATTCTTGCCTGCATGTTTTTGTTGCATCAGTGCACCGTGAAGTCTCCTACAGCGGTAGATAAGTTGTGTGAAGGGGCCACTTGATCttgtgagagagaaggggagaagggggcGGGAGGTAAGGCAACCTCTATGTAGTGCAAAAAAAACTGAAGTATTTACTTCTTTTTTATATATGGGGAATAATACACACTGACCCTTGCTGGTATCAGTTTTATAATTGACCTATCGTATCTGTATGCATGTAATTACTGTTTTCCCCAAATCAGCAAAGGCTGTAATAATGTTTATAACGAGTTTCTAAAATAGGTTCCCATTAAATAGGTTCCCACTAAATGCACTTCGACagtcattcggaaagtattcagacaactttactttttccacattttgttatgttacagccttattctgataTGGATTAAATGGTttattttcccctcatcaatctacacacaatatcccataacgacaaagcaaaaacaggttttaaagaAATATTTTTGCaagtaaaacataataaaaaacagagatatcacgtttactcagtactttgttgaagggcctttggcagcgattacagcctcaagtcttttgGGGCataatgctacaagcttggcacacctgtatttggggagtttttacTTGTAAAAAATTtctttaaaacctgtttttgctttgtcgttatgggataTTTTGTGGAGATTGATGAGGTGAAAATAAACCATTTAatccatgttagaataaggctgtaacataacaaaatgtggaaaaagtcaagttgtCTGAATAGTTGCCTTACCTCCCGCCCCATTCTCTCTCACACGATCAAGTGGCCCCTTCACATAACTTATCTACCGCTGTAGGAGACTTCACAGTGCAATGATGCAGCCCTTTCGCAACAAAAACATGCAGACAAGAATATATATTTTACTGTGAAGAATTATTGCAAAGTTAATGGACTTCATGACATTCTTTCGGATACATCGAAAGTAGGCTAacttttctttttacttttttaACCATTGTAGGGTAAGTGACAGGAGTGCGACACAAAGTAAGGGAAATGCTGAAATAAACCAATAGATCTGTATAAATTTGTGAAACATTTTGAGTCAATTGTTTAACATTTCTACCTCTTACTTCAATATGGCTTTAGTCATTATACATAAGGCATATTGATCTTGTTTTGCTAATTTTGGGCTTCTACAATCACACGTAAACACTCTTGCTGGACACCACCAGAAAGTCCAGATAAGGATTTTGTGGCGGCGGCAGCATGGGGGCTGTTTTCGAATTTGAACCATGCAAAGAAACCTCATAGGAGCATAGAATGAGCTCGTGAAATGGGACTGTATGCCCATTACTCTACTGTTTTGgataaattataataaattatataAAATGCATGAAGTTAAGGCAAATAGCCGTATATAGGCCCACAGTTATAAAGAAAATATACTTAAAAATGCAATTTTTACTTGCCCAATATTGAGCCTCTTGCAGTGTTATTGTTTTCTTTTTAAAACCCTAGAAGTTGATAATTGTATTGCAATAACTACTGTACTTCCAGATTGATCGTATTCTTTAACTATTTCCACATAGTTTTGCTGATGTAAATACATAGAGCTAAAAGATGGCTGAAATAGTGCAACTgtataaatatactgtacattcagGTTTGTTTGAGATAATCAAATGTACAACATGAATACAGCCAAAGCCTCCCAAAGTGTGGAGGTGTAGCACCATAGATATTTCTTCAGTTTGAACTGTGGAACTTACATTAAAAGCCATCATTAATGTAAGttaagaaaagagagggaggaagtacaTGATGTACTGAAGATATCGAATCTTCATTCTGCTAAAACATTGGAAGAACATTTTGGGCCAAATTTCTGGACACAGATTATGTTTAGCAAAAGCCTAAAAACCCTCTCCATTGAAATTGCTTTTTGGTCCAGGATTTAGCTTGATCTGTATCCGGGAATCCGACCCTTTAAGCTACTAATAACTACAACTTTTTCCCTCAAGTAATTCATTTTTTTTCTAACTTAATTTCTTTACCCCCAGGTGCAATGAGTGAATAACTTTCTACCGGGATTAATAACAGAGGATTCTGGGAGAACAACAACAATCAAAGGTTCTGAAGTCTGAACGCACCCTGGTCCTGACTTTTGACCTCTAGCCATGTCTCAGAGTAACCCCTCCTTCCAGCTCCTCCAGGCTCTGAGGAAGTCTCCCGCCGTGTTCCGCCGCCGGTTCCACCTCCAGCCCAACCGCATCGCTACCCTCTCCCACGGGGATCCCCTCTACAAGGTGCTCTACCTGGGCACTGAGAAAATCTACTCCCTGGATCTGGAGCAGGCCCAGGGGGCCATAGGCCTGCTGCTCCAGCAGTGGGCCCCGGAGGCCCCTGAGAAACGGTGCAAGGAGCACGCTCTGGTGTTGCGGCGGCGTTACATAGAGGTGAAGGAGATTGCCACGGGGAGACAGCTCGCTAAGACCTATCTGAGAGACATTGCGTTCTGCGCGGCCGACACCAAGCACCCCAATGTGTTCCTGTACATCTGTAAGCAGCAAGGCCAGCAACTGCAGTTACAGTGCAGGGTATTCTGGTGCACCAGTGCTGAGAGAGCTAAGGACATCACCGCTTGTCTGGCAAGGAgctttcaaacagctcttagtGATTGGCATGATCAGGATAGCGAGACCAATCacatggaggaaggggagggatCATCGGAGGTGGATGGACTGTCAGTCATCACGAGCATTCATCCTAATACCTCCTCTGCTCTATCAGGAGATCTAAGGACAGGTGAGAGTGTTTTGAGACGATTTTGTCATTACTATTGTGTAGGCTACCGGTGTTTGAAATTGATGATGTTTGTGGTAAGTTTGTGTCAAGgctttttaaatatatttgaattgatttgaaaaTGAATGTGTCCCTTTGAGTTCTACAGAGGCTTCAACAAAGCAATTTATTGTTTCATTTGCGAGTGTGTGACTTGGTGTTGCTACCGgtcctgtttgtctgtttgtgaaGACAGGtcgcaggaggaggaggaggggtgtggCTACTCCATGTCCTCTCAGAGCgatgaggaaggagaggacaggCAGCACCACCACCAATGACGGCACACAGTCAACCATTGATATTTGACTTTGACTCTCTCTGCCAACTGATAATCTATTGGGCCTAGCAGAGCCTCACTAGCTCCTGCAGTGCCCACCAGTGTTGAAGAATGGACCACTGCCAAACTAAGCTTGGAGCCCAGAActacattttgtgtgtgtgctggccagctgcactgtgtgtgtgtcatgagaGACTGCTGCCAAACGGATTCTTATTATGGACTTGAATAAAGCTAAGGGTGTGACTCAAAAGCCCCACATGCCACAGAGCACCCCTTTATCTCCCCCAACAGGATCATTGTGTTTACGCCTGAGCACTATTTTGGCTTGGTGTGAATTTTtcaaatttaactaggcaagtcagttaagaataaattcttatttacaatgccggcctaccccggccaaacctggacgaagCGGGACTaaatgtgcgccgccctatgggactcccaatcatggccggatgtgatacagcctggataaaCTGGACTCCCTCTACTCAGTAGTGTTATGTTTCCCTCTGGTAGTAATTTAACATCATCATATGATAAACATGAAGATACCTAGACAGGGACAGGAGCATACTAGGTATTTATTTACTTTCAGCCTATTGAGGTAACTTGTCTGTAACTAGGTTTCCATCTAAtcggtgacagattttcatgcaaatattttaCAATCAGTATAAAAACAGCATATTTTCCCACCAgcgatgtgtttccatcaaataaCGTAGTGCacattttaaaaaaaatctgtaaaaTTCCTGTGTACCGaataaaaatacaagttaaatgggtttccattgcattttcaactctactgatggttttgttaCCAAGAAAATGGACTTATGTAGtgagtgtgcccactctggtattggcacgttcacactagccaacagctcacataATACAGTACgcgtatagcctacatgatgagattactATGGACAAAAGagagattatttttatttatcaaacagcagccaagcatcgatcatcatgtcaccagcataagaccctcgatatttattggaaaggagcatcaagctcatcactttgcactttcaccaccctgtgaagttcatcattatttatttaatctgtagcctcaAATTGTatgctttcccgagtcgtagtagGAGGCCCACACATGTCATTGCATGACtccaaatttgatttgatatgatggTCATTCCTAGCTAGCACAGAACGCTCCTGTAACGTCCCTAAAGGTTCTCCTTTGGTTCTTAGAAAAATAACTTTCACAGAACGTTCTTTCACAGAGTTGAAAGTGCTGAGAAAACAATACATTTACTAAGTGATTCATCGGTTTCTGGTCCTTTGTCTCATTCGCAGCTCCATTTTGTCAGGTATTTTACTAGTTTAAGGTGAGCAGGTTTACTTCACTACTACAATAGACACtcaccggacagtttattaggtacaacaCCCTGTTCACGAAAATGGATTGCTCTTACAGCTATTAGTCCGCTTATctaaacaaatttcacacatatattatttagtatacagcaccagtcaaaagtttggacacacctactcattcaagggtttttctttattttttctacattgtagaataatagtgaagacattaaaactatgaaataacatatatggaataatgtagtaaccaaaagagtgttaaacaaatcaaaatatatttgagatttgagattcttcaaagtagccaaagACAAGAtaaaatcaagaatagtctgatgagtGACAATATTAGACTATCAGTTGTGAATGATGCCCAacataagaaacaatgccttcTTTTTGCGATTTTTTCGAATcttagtcacacacctcatgtagcctagcccataggcctatgtattttaataaggtttgtagcACAACTAAAgaggccaaataacttcttaaaatgaagaacattaatccactttaaaaggggtgtagagcctaactggcatacataagcagcgcgtgagtttcaagtttggggaagatcattttcaccataaaaatgcacctttataataaaagcattacatgcataattgtgacgcaccacctggattcggtcttatgtagcaaaatgtgaaatggtgttttttacattggataaaagtagagactcagagcttcaaaatgatatatcatacactgcatttgaggaacaatgggaaagtaattctgctttgaaagttgatcaacttgtaaagtcacttttgagaaaatcttctttgtctacacccattcagcatcgttcacaccctataagctttagccccacccatctcgtttcgctctcggagcgcacacttgacgctctgaccgatgatttgtttacctctggataacatgaaaacagcctaaccagctctgctgacAACAATTTCCTTACGCTTTTTTGGAGATGAGTACTGACACCGGctatattcaacgggtgttgtacacacctcacgtaacgttagctaacgagccagccagctaatgtaagctagttaaacaacaatgaacaaagttCCAACAAtgcctaacattaggctctaactagaagagcaaacagctctgggaaacGAATAATAACGTCCGCTAGGtatccagccagctaacattatcTAGCTAGTTAAGATTACTTTTAGCTTAAGacatacagctagctagctaaacaatgaacctagctaggtaaccAACGTTTAAGATCTAacacgtcacgtaacgttagctaacgagtcagccagctaacgttagctagttaaacaacaatgaacaaagtgccaacaatgccacagtgctgggagctaaccaaccagatccagtgttaactagctaacattaggctctaactagaaaagcaaacggctctgggaaacaaataataacgtcagctagggagccagccaggtaacgttggctagctagctaacagtacactttagcttgaaatgaaaccactttgtcaaaattagaaatgtgtaatatctgatcatgtaactttagctagctaacgcagactatcttacctgtatacgtCATGCATGATGGACATGTCTGCCTGTTAGGAATGCCataccacggttgcccttagtttgacgatgtaatccagagacaggtgttttctccatctctttagttatcatactctaattccactgatttcaaaacttgatccgcCAGAAAGTGGacagcaacacttatgcagctccactacacaatacattattaAAAAAGCagcgttcgacaggattaccaacacagactgaccagctcaaatagacagaagccctctatatggcagaccaatccaaactcggCATGTCCAGTCCACTCATTATCTAAGCCAATCATGTGTTGTGGGAAGGTTGCCAgcttttctgtggctaaaccaaccaggctcgtaatttaacagttttatttgtatttacagatggcgtacaggtttgttattaaggcacatgaaagttcacatgttcgagaaggcatttctgccccaaaaaatgcattttgattaaaaaaaattaaaaaatgttcAAATGGCTCTGCTGTGAAATCGTGACTTGCACCAATACGCCTAgattcctgaatcgggtcacaattgcatttgcggtcacttttgacaatggtgttttccgctagtggaacatttgcgcttatcGCCTACTAACATGTGCTCATTGCTGtgtttataatgtgaagaaatagcctaataatttatcaacattttaagctaaacgttctgatctgttgtgtcAGCCACATTGTgtcaaatagttttttttatgctactggttgtattcatttgggatttaccgcatcccacaactgtcccagcccatgtttggaatatttatctCTCGCACATAATAGAATAGATTGATTGACCTTTGCACTATGGGGGAtaatagattgacataggctagtgcttttgctgttcgttaggcctacacatattgttggctgatgaaaagtaaatgtggacaattcttccaatatcttcactatgcacctcggaattagataaggacgcgcgcagttgcgtccccaatgtgtctgtcttcacttgtagcctgtaagaaagacccgatcacgtgatggagaaCACAGCACTCAGGCAGAAAcacacaacggccactggccgcacAGGGTATGGATTTGTTTAGGGTGCATTACGCCAACACAAAGTGGATGCTTCTGTAACGGTCTTCTTccattggtgaaggagaggaccaaaatgcagcgcggctagtgttcaacatatttaataaacaaagagacgaatacgtgaacactatacaaaatacaaaataacaaatgtgaaaaccgagacagacctatctggtgcagaacacaaacacagagacaggaaacaatcacccacaaaatcccaacacaaaacaagcctcctatatatgattctcaatcagggacaacgattgacagctgcctctgattgagaaccatattaggctggacacagaaacagacaaactagacacacaacatagaattcccacccagctcacgtcctgaccaacactaaacaagcaaaacacataagaactctggtcaggacgttacagtacccccctcctgaggtgcggactccgaacgcacccctaaaactcaagaggagggtctgggtgggcatctgtccgcggtggcggctccggcgcaggacgaggacaccactctaccactgtctttgtccccctccttagcgtcctttgagtggcgaccctcgcccccgaccttggtctaggaaccttcaccaaggccccccctagatagaggagatagctcaggacagagaggtagctcaggacagagaggtagctcaggacagagaggtagctcaggacagagaggtagctccggacagaggggcagctccggac includes these proteins:
- the LOC120056682 gene encoding uncharacterized protein LOC120056682 isoform X2 → MSQSNPSFQLLQALRKSPAVFRRRFHLQPNRIATLSHGDPLYKVLYLGTEKIYSLDLEQAQGAIGLLLQQWAPEAPEKRCKEHALVLRRRYIEVKEIATGRQLAKTYLRDIAFCAADTKHPNVFLYICKQQGQQLQLQCRVFWCTSAERAKDITACLARSFQTALSDWHDQDSETNHMEEGEGSSEVDGLSVITSIHPNTSSALSGDLRTDRSQEEEEGCGYSMSSQSDEEGEDRQHHHQ
- the LOC120056682 gene encoding uncharacterized protein LOC120056682 isoform X1 is translated as MSQSNPSFQLLQALRKSPAVFRRRFHLQPNRIATLSHGDPLYKVLYLGTEKIYSLDLEQAQGAIGLLLQQWAPEAPEKRCKEHALVLRRRYIEVKEIATGRQLAKTYLRDIAFCAADTKHPNVFLYICKQQGQQLQLQCRVFWCTSAERAKDITACLARSFQTALSDWHDQDSETNHMEEGEGSSEVDGLSVITSIHPNTSSALSGDLRTGRRRRRRGVATPCPLRAMRKERTGSTTTNDGTQSTIDI
- the LOC120057395 gene encoding uncharacterized protein LOC120057395 isoform X3, whose amino-acid sequence is MSQSNPSFQLLQALRKSPAVFRRRFHLQPNRIATLSHGDPLYKVLYLGTEKIYSLDLEQAQGAIGLLLQQWAPEAPEKRCKEHALVLRRRYIEVKEIATGRQLAKTYLRDIAFCAADTKHPNVFLYICKQQGQQLQLQCRVFWCTSAERAKDITACLARSFQTALSDWHGQDSETNHMEEGEGSSEVDGLSVITSLHPNTSSALSGDLRTGAQIYILCVC
- the LOC120057395 gene encoding uncharacterized protein LOC120057395 isoform X2: MSQSNPSFQLLQALRKSPAVFRRRFHLQPNRIATLSHGDPLYKVLYLGTEKIYSLDLEQAQGAIGLLLQQWAPEAPEKRCKEHALVLRRRYIEVKEIATGRQLAKTYLRDIAFCAADTKHPNVFLYICKQQGQQLQLQCRVFWCTSAERAKDITACLARSFQTALSDWHGQDSETNHMEEGEGSSEVDGLSVITSLHPNTSSALSGDLRTDRSQEEEGCGYSVSSQSDEEGEDRQHHHQ
- the LOC120057395 gene encoding uncharacterized protein LOC120057395 isoform X1 yields the protein MSQSNPSFQLLQALRKSPAVFRRRFHLQPNRIATLSHGDPLYKVLYLGTEKIYSLDLEQAQGAIGLLLQQWAPEAPEKRCKEHALVLRRRYIEVKEIATGRQLAKTYLRDIAFCAADTKHPNVFLYICKQQGQQLQLQCRVFWCTSAERAKDITACLARSFQTALSDWHGQDSETNHMEEGEGSSEVDGLSVITSLHPNTSSALSGDLRTGRRRRRGVATPCPLRAMRKERTGSTTTNDGTQSTIDI